In Hahella sp. KA22, one genomic interval encodes:
- a CDS encoding serine/threonine-protein kinase produces MSDTQIFDPASMDSQYFGKYKVQRELGRGAMGVVYQCFDPDFERIVAVKVLLPELLGADVTGEFRERFRNEMRAAGKISHPNVINVFDAGDQDGAPFFVMEYVEGYELKSALDDGQRFPIDKTLKIMTDVLSGLGHIHEHGIIHRDLKPANIFITKNGVAKIADFGVAKLESSELTRVGTIIGSPRYMSPEQCQGLPVDARSDLFAAGIIFYQLLTNEHCFNANSPTAIMQKILHAKPELPSMLIPTLSKHYDAVVVKALEKSPEKRYQSAEDFIQGLMQAAEGKKSGNIKGPMFAGVGGLLAVAAAGLLYVLMPSVGRNGVTTPAETTKLVPSSVNGTEAISRQSDNGAQAHADNNGNSNPDSAQNGSTPQNASTENTDNPVRPANTEVQSLNPEISAKIERLLKVAKVHRLQGRLVTPSGSSAYDAYKIVLEIDPTNQVAQEGLKTLEHDLVIRIDELRDQGESQMALAEATTGSQLFPSSEQLSKLATQLKK; encoded by the coding sequence ATGTCTGATACGCAAATTTTCGATCCCGCCTCAATGGACTCTCAGTATTTCGGCAAATACAAGGTGCAGCGCGAACTTGGGCGCGGCGCCATGGGGGTAGTGTATCAGTGTTTTGACCCTGACTTTGAACGCATCGTCGCCGTCAAGGTTTTGCTGCCGGAGTTGTTGGGCGCGGACGTGACCGGTGAATTTCGCGAACGCTTTCGTAACGAGATGCGAGCGGCGGGCAAGATATCCCACCCTAATGTGATTAACGTATTCGATGCCGGCGATCAGGATGGCGCGCCATTTTTCGTCATGGAGTATGTAGAGGGATATGAGCTGAAAAGCGCACTCGACGATGGACAGCGCTTTCCTATCGACAAGACCCTGAAGATCATGACGGACGTGCTTTCCGGTCTTGGACATATCCATGAACATGGCATCATTCACCGTGATCTGAAGCCCGCTAACATCTTCATCACCAAGAATGGCGTAGCGAAAATCGCCGACTTTGGCGTCGCCAAGCTGGAGTCTTCCGAGTTGACTAGGGTGGGCACCATCATTGGTTCCCCCAGATATATGTCTCCTGAACAGTGTCAGGGCTTGCCGGTAGACGCGCGTTCAGACCTGTTCGCCGCAGGCATTATCTTTTATCAGCTGCTAACCAACGAGCATTGTTTTAACGCCAACTCGCCGACAGCGATTATGCAGAAGATTCTGCACGCGAAACCCGAACTGCCCTCAATGTTGATACCGACTTTGTCCAAGCATTATGACGCGGTTGTCGTAAAAGCTCTGGAGAAGAGTCCAGAGAAACGCTACCAGTCTGCGGAAGATTTTATTCAGGGATTGATGCAGGCGGCGGAAGGTAAAAAAAGCGGTAATATCAAGGGCCCTATGTTCGCTGGCGTCGGTGGTTTGCTGGCGGTGGCGGCGGCAGGGTTGCTTTACGTTTTGATGCCTTCGGTGGGGCGGAATGGCGTAACGACTCCCGCTGAGACGACCAAATTGGTCCCGAGCAGTGTTAATGGAACGGAAGCGATTTCCAGGCAATCCGACAATGGCGCTCAAGCGCATGCTGATAACAATGGCAATAGTAACCCTGATAGCGCCCAAAACGGCTCGACGCCTCAAAATGCGTCAACAGAAAATACCGACAATCCTGTACGTCCCGCCAACACCGAAGTGCAAAGCCTGAACCCGGAAATCTCCGCCAAGATTGAACGGCTGCTTAAAGTCGCCAAAGTCCATCGCTTGCAGGGGCGGTTGGTGACTCCTTCCGGCTCCAGCGCCTATGACGCCTATAAAATTGTGCTTGAGATTGATCCCACTAACCAAGTGGCGCAAGAGGGTCTGAAGACTCTGGAGCACGATTTGGTGATTCGCATTGACGAGTTGCGGGATCAGGGCGAATCGCAAATGGCTCTGGCGGAAGCCACCACCGGGAGTCAATTGTTTCCCAGCTCTGAGCAATTATCGAAGCTGGCGACGCAGCTGAAAAAGTAG
- a CDS encoding caspase family protein, producing the protein MSSKQHRSLKKRTPWGLPVMVAAGALAACSSQPVDKAGDKGTEADKLMVVDCLLPGQIRQLGANARFLTARRPIKTTASECAIRGGEFTAFDRADYSTALKVWLEQAKSGDAEAQTYVGEIYEKGLGLAPDYEVAAVWYRRAADQNFTRAQINLGNLYEKGLGVNKDPIMALNWYRRASGLDGDNLQYASTIVANDALQKELSNLQGEVSKLEQYKAQTEEEKRRAAEKARAEQLAKQERDKANQATQTATLEVASLDPTLAPPSIQILDPPISLTRSGPTVLLRNAVSEKEIIGKVDSPAGLKSFTVNGKRVDVDEFNLFFIKVPVQGRKTDVAMNATDKVDQRVGFGFSMFLDQAANQSRTQKIEFDASSQSPKFDGVSFGRYYALVIGNRDYAYYTDLETPEKDARTIAEMLSKQYGFNTKLLLNATRYELLSALNEMREKLTEHDNLLIYYAGHGELDAQNDRGYWLPVDAEPGNTANWLSNVSISDQLNTFKAKHVMVVADSCYAGTLSTASVARQSAVAENELQKEWLELMVDVKARTVLTSGGVRPVLDSGGGDHSVFARAFIEALNTNNGLMDGNRLFISVLGDVRKRSQQFGIDQIPDYGAIKYAGHEAGEFFFVKAKSI; encoded by the coding sequence ATGAGCAGTAAACAGCACAGGTCATTAAAAAAGCGTACCCCCTGGGGGCTGCCTGTCATGGTCGCAGCGGGCGCCTTGGCTGCGTGCAGCAGTCAGCCGGTGGATAAGGCTGGCGACAAGGGAACGGAAGCGGACAAATTGATGGTGGTGGACTGCCTGTTGCCAGGGCAGATTCGTCAGTTAGGGGCCAATGCCCGATTTTTGACTGCTCGCCGCCCGATTAAGACGACTGCCTCTGAGTGCGCTATCCGAGGAGGCGAATTTACGGCCTTTGATAGAGCCGATTACTCTACTGCGTTGAAAGTCTGGCTTGAGCAGGCCAAATCCGGGGATGCTGAAGCGCAGACATATGTCGGCGAGATTTATGAAAAAGGCTTGGGACTGGCGCCGGATTATGAAGTGGCGGCGGTTTGGTATCGCCGCGCCGCGGACCAGAATTTCACTCGGGCCCAGATCAACCTGGGCAACCTTTATGAAAAAGGGCTTGGGGTTAATAAAGACCCTATCATGGCGTTGAACTGGTATCGTCGCGCCTCAGGCCTGGATGGCGACAATCTGCAATATGCGTCCACCATTGTTGCGAATGATGCCCTGCAGAAAGAACTGTCTAATTTGCAAGGCGAAGTAAGCAAGCTGGAGCAGTACAAGGCGCAAACAGAGGAAGAGAAGCGTCGCGCTGCCGAAAAGGCGAGGGCGGAACAGCTGGCTAAGCAGGAGCGTGACAAAGCCAATCAGGCCACTCAGACTGCGACGCTTGAAGTAGCAAGCTTAGATCCCACTCTGGCGCCGCCCTCCATCCAGATCCTTGATCCTCCTATTTCGTTGACTCGCAGTGGCCCCACTGTCTTGTTGCGCAACGCGGTGAGCGAGAAAGAGATTATCGGTAAAGTCGATTCCCCCGCAGGCTTGAAGTCGTTCACGGTGAACGGCAAGAGAGTTGATGTGGATGAGTTCAACTTGTTCTTTATCAAGGTGCCGGTACAAGGGCGTAAAACAGACGTCGCCATGAACGCAACGGATAAAGTGGATCAACGCGTCGGTTTCGGCTTTTCCATGTTCCTTGATCAGGCGGCGAATCAGTCCCGCACTCAGAAAATCGAATTTGACGCCAGCTCGCAGTCGCCTAAATTCGATGGCGTCAGCTTTGGTCGCTATTACGCGCTGGTGATTGGTAACCGTGATTACGCCTATTACACGGATCTGGAAACACCGGAAAAAGACGCCCGCACCATTGCAGAAATGCTGAGCAAGCAATACGGCTTCAACACTAAACTTCTGCTTAACGCGACGCGCTATGAGCTGTTGTCCGCGTTAAACGAAATGCGTGAAAAACTGACGGAGCATGACAACCTGCTGATCTACTATGCAGGTCATGGCGAGTTAGATGCGCAGAATGATCGCGGCTACTGGCTGCCGGTGGACGCGGAGCCGGGCAATACGGCGAACTGGTTGTCCAACGTATCGATTTCCGACCAGCTGAATACCTTTAAAGCCAAGCATGTGATGGTGGTGGCGGACTCCTGTTACGCAGGCACTCTGTCTACCGCCTCGGTGGCGCGCCAGAGCGCAGTGGCGGAAAACGAACTGCAGAAAGAGTGGCTGGAGCTGATGGTAGACGTCAAAGCTCGCACCGTGCTGACATCCGGAGGCGTGCGTCCGGTATTGGATAGCGGCGGCGGCGATCACTCCGTGTTTGCCCGCGCGTTTATCGAAGCGTTGAACACCAACAACGGTTTGATGGACGGCAATCGTCTGTTTATCTCTGTGCTCGGCGATGTGCGTAAGCGTTCACAGCAATTCGGTATTGATCAGATCCCAGATTATGGCGCGATCAAATACGCGGGTCATGAAGCAGGTGAGTTCTTCTTCGTAAAAGCGAAATCCATCTAA
- a CDS encoding alpha/beta fold hydrolase produces MALLCFFVTGCAGLATPPEVKEGVAGYVNADDFNMWLAYKNEAIAGEDRMVDASTLQALLIVVIEGDGLPWSRPWRISSDPTSPDPLMFDWYRQWPGEALYIGRPCYFGARSGRVPPAPWDRENPPEAQPCFAYWYTHGRYSEAVVAAMAQALRMKAGDRPLLLLGHSGGGTLAMLLAAQMSNVAAVMTLSGNLDVGAWTSEHNFSRLTGSLDPAVMPPLNRDVRQWHWGASEDRTVKPEWIEREATRQQATFQLGPAAKHSDWRLYWPQINDAVSQLKATISRQR; encoded by the coding sequence ATGGCTTTATTGTGTTTTTTTGTTACCGGGTGTGCAGGTCTCGCTACGCCGCCCGAAGTGAAAGAAGGTGTGGCGGGCTATGTGAACGCTGACGACTTTAATATGTGGCTGGCGTATAAGAATGAAGCAATTGCGGGGGAGGATAGAATGGTTGACGCATCCACCTTACAAGCGCTCCTGATTGTTGTGATAGAGGGGGATGGCCTGCCCTGGAGTCGGCCTTGGCGCATCTCTTCCGATCCTACGTCTCCAGATCCTCTTATGTTCGACTGGTATCGCCAATGGCCGGGTGAAGCATTATATATAGGAAGGCCTTGCTATTTCGGAGCTAGATCAGGTCGCGTTCCGCCTGCGCCCTGGGATAGGGAAAACCCGCCGGAAGCACAGCCTTGTTTCGCGTATTGGTATACGCATGGTCGCTACAGTGAGGCAGTGGTAGCGGCGATGGCTCAGGCTCTACGAATGAAAGCTGGCGATCGCCCATTGCTATTGCTGGGACATAGCGGCGGCGGGACCCTGGCGATGCTGCTGGCGGCGCAGATGAGTAATGTTGCAGCGGTGATGACGCTATCTGGAAATTTAGATGTGGGGGCATGGACGTCAGAGCACAATTTCTCCAGGTTGACGGGATCTCTCGACCCGGCTGTTATGCCGCCTCTTAATCGCGATGTCAGGCAATGGCATTGGGGCGCCAGCGAAGATAGAACCGTCAAGCCGGAGTGGATAGAGAGGGAAGCAACGCGGCAGCAAGCGACTTTTCAGCTGGGTCCTGCTGCGAAGCATAGCGACTGGCGACTCTATTGGCCGCAGATAAATGACGCTGTTTCTCAGCTAAAAGCAACTATAAGCCGACAAAGATAA
- the tssA gene encoding type VI secretion system protein TssA has product MASDNIIELEPFFSPISDENPSGTDLRDENDSDFSAAKAARRKVVSLAKAARFDANGELELVEQWREIRRLAPTILKRKSKDLEVAAWFTEALLKLEGFTGLRDGLQIIKGLVENFWDTVYPLPDEDGVETRIYPLISLNGEDGTGTLVLPIKNTPLTDDTENVLTLTSYGRLQDALDIEDPEERIRRFEELSLSEDIVNQQLLTISPDKAQNTYEDIQQTLALWQEIGELVDAKCAESGSKASLPTSGVKNALQEVEELYKRLMKNKLLSDDDEAPMQADDGQSGGSTGGGGSQQMRGGVAHGPFRSREDAINHLLVIAEYFRKTEPHSPLCGAIERAASWGRMSIQELLMELIPDEEARARYALMTGIQIGEDAAPIGQLSQTARAVTIPEPKAKAEGASEPAQSSGENWDSGGGGDSSW; this is encoded by the coding sequence ATGGCGTCTGACAATATTATTGAGTTAGAGCCTTTCTTCTCGCCAATCAGTGACGAGAATCCATCCGGAACCGATCTAAGAGATGAAAACGACAGTGACTTCAGCGCCGCCAAGGCCGCGCGTCGCAAAGTCGTATCTCTGGCCAAGGCTGCGCGCTTTGACGCCAACGGTGAACTGGAGCTGGTTGAACAATGGCGGGAAATCCGTCGTCTCGCCCCAACTATTCTTAAACGCAAAAGCAAAGACCTTGAAGTCGCCGCCTGGTTTACCGAAGCATTACTGAAACTGGAAGGTTTCACCGGACTTCGCGATGGCCTCCAGATCATTAAAGGCTTGGTCGAAAACTTTTGGGACACGGTCTACCCACTTCCAGACGAAGATGGTGTGGAAACCCGCATCTATCCACTGATATCACTCAACGGCGAGGACGGTACAGGCACGCTGGTGCTGCCGATCAAAAATACGCCATTGACTGACGATACGGAAAACGTGCTGACCCTGACTTCCTATGGTCGTCTTCAGGACGCCCTGGACATCGAAGATCCAGAAGAGCGTATTCGCCGCTTTGAAGAATTGAGTCTTAGTGAGGATATTGTTAACCAACAGCTCCTCACTATCAGTCCTGACAAAGCGCAGAATACTTACGAAGATATTCAGCAAACGTTAGCGTTATGGCAAGAGATTGGCGAACTGGTCGACGCCAAATGCGCAGAGAGCGGCAGCAAAGCCAGCCTTCCCACCAGCGGCGTTAAGAATGCGCTGCAGGAAGTTGAAGAGCTGTATAAGCGCCTGATGAAAAACAAGCTGCTTTCCGATGATGATGAAGCGCCGATGCAAGCCGATGACGGCCAATCAGGCGGAAGCACAGGCGGAGGAGGCAGTCAGCAAATGAGAGGCGGCGTTGCGCACGGCCCCTTCAGAAGTCGTGAAGACGCCATCAATCATCTGTTGGTGATCGCCGAATATTTCCGCAAGACAGAACCGCATTCCCCCCTCTGCGGAGCCATTGAAAGAGCCGCCAGCTGGGGTAGAATGTCTATTCAAGAACTTCTCATGGAGCTGATACCTGACGAAGAAGCACGGGCGCGCTATGCTTTAATGACGGGTATTCAAATTGGCGAAGACGCAGCTCCTATCGGCCAGTTATCGCAAACGGCGAGAGCGGTCACCATTCCTGAGCCGAAGGCGAAAGCCGAAGGCGCATCCGAACCTGCGCAAAGCTCCGGTGAAAACTGGGATAGCGGCGGAGGCGGCGACAGTAGTTGGTGA
- the tssB gene encoding type VI secretion system contractile sheath small subunit: MSDSLQDKLNRVRKPRVHITYDVETGGAEVKKELPFVVGVMGDYSGDNTDAKKSLKERKFVNIDRDNFNEIMEKVSPTLDLKVADEISGDPDKQVGMSLAFNSIEDFEPQNIVKQIPALKELLEARNRLRDLLSKADRSEELEGLLEQVLSDADKMAVLSKEVEERSPAKDEDGGDA, from the coding sequence ATGTCAGATAGCCTACAGGATAAATTAAACAGAGTCCGCAAACCGCGAGTGCACATTACCTATGATGTGGAAACTGGTGGTGCGGAAGTTAAAAAAGAGCTGCCATTTGTAGTTGGGGTCATGGGCGATTACTCAGGCGACAACACTGACGCCAAGAAATCCCTGAAGGAACGTAAGTTCGTCAATATTGACCGTGACAACTTCAACGAAATCATGGAGAAAGTCTCTCCAACTCTGGACCTCAAAGTAGCAGACGAAATTTCTGGCGACCCTGACAAACAAGTAGGCATGAGTCTCGCCTTCAATTCCATTGAAGATTTCGAACCCCAGAACATCGTTAAACAAATTCCGGCGCTGAAAGAGTTGCTGGAAGCGCGTAACCGCCTGCGCGATCTGCTGAGCAAGGCTGACCGCTCTGAAGAACTGGAAGGGTTGCTGGAGCAGGTTCTGTCTGACGCAGACAAGATGGCGGTATTGAGCAAAGAAGTGGAAGAGCGTAGCCCGGCCAAAGATGAAGACGGAGGAGATGCCTAA
- the tssC gene encoding type VI secretion system contractile sheath large subunit codes for MSDAELQGQESGAAEESSSSLLDMAITATKQTEPEQAQDLIANLAKQAGAGMVKWDRNLTVTINKAIDQIDALMSKQLAAIMHEDKFQKLEGSWRGLHHLIMNSETSSSLKIRMLNIGKRELYKDLDKAVEFDQSQIFKKIYESEFGTAGGEPYGALIGDFEFSNHPEDVELLQNMAGVSAAGFCPFISAAGPQMFGFDDFTELSTPRDLEKIFETQEYIPWRSFRDSDDSRFVTLVMPRVLSRMPYGRNGKSIEDFNYEELPIDSKTGKAANVEHDKFAWMNAAYVMGTTLTQAFAEHGWCVAIRGAENGGKVTGLPSHLFVSDDGDVDQKCPTEVGITERREAELSKQGFLPLLHYKNTDYAVFFGSQTCQKAKKFDKADATANAAISARLPYIMATSRVAHYLKVMARDKIGSFMDAKGAERWLNNWINTYCNSNPDASPESKAKYPLAEARVEVKENPESPGSFSAVAHLRPWLQMEELTTSLRLVAEIPKSG; via the coding sequence ATGAGCGACGCAGAATTACAAGGTCAGGAATCCGGAGCAGCGGAAGAGTCCAGCTCCAGTCTGCTGGACATGGCGATTACCGCCACCAAGCAAACCGAACCAGAGCAGGCTCAAGACCTGATCGCTAACCTGGCGAAACAAGCTGGCGCAGGTATGGTCAAATGGGACCGCAACCTCACCGTCACCATCAATAAAGCGATCGATCAGATCGACGCGCTGATGTCCAAGCAATTAGCGGCCATCATGCACGAAGACAAGTTTCAGAAGCTGGAAGGCTCCTGGCGCGGTCTGCACCACCTGATCATGAATTCCGAGACCAGCTCTTCGCTGAAAATCCGTATGCTGAACATCGGCAAGCGTGAGCTGTACAAAGACCTGGACAAAGCAGTTGAATTCGACCAAAGCCAGATCTTCAAGAAGATCTACGAGTCTGAATTCGGCACCGCGGGCGGCGAACCTTACGGCGCGCTGATCGGCGACTTTGAATTCTCCAACCATCCAGAAGACGTGGAGTTGCTGCAAAACATGGCAGGCGTTTCCGCCGCTGGTTTCTGCCCCTTCATTTCCGCCGCTGGCCCACAGATGTTCGGCTTTGATGACTTCACCGAACTCTCTACCCCGCGCGATCTGGAGAAAATATTTGAAACTCAGGAATACATCCCCTGGCGCAGTTTCCGGGATTCCGACGACTCCCGTTTCGTAACCCTGGTTATGCCGCGCGTACTGTCTCGCATGCCTTACGGCAGAAACGGCAAGTCCATCGAAGACTTCAACTACGAAGAGCTGCCGATCGACTCCAAAACTGGCAAAGCCGCGAACGTCGAGCACGACAAGTTTGCGTGGATGAACGCCGCCTACGTTATGGGCACCACCCTGACTCAGGCTTTTGCAGAACACGGCTGGTGTGTAGCGATCCGTGGCGCGGAAAATGGCGGTAAAGTAACTGGCCTGCCTTCTCATTTATTCGTCAGCGATGACGGCGACGTTGACCAGAAGTGCCCGACCGAAGTGGGCATCACTGAACGTCGTGAAGCTGAATTGTCCAAACAAGGCTTCCTGCCGCTGTTGCACTACAAGAATACTGACTATGCCGTATTCTTCGGTTCACAGACCTGCCAGAAGGCCAAGAAGTTCGACAAAGCCGACGCGACCGCAAACGCAGCGATCTCCGCAAGACTGCCTTACATCATGGCAACCTCGCGCGTCGCTCACTACCTGAAGGTAATGGCTCGCGACAAGATTGGCTCCTTCATGGACGCCAAAGGCGCAGAACGTTGGTTGAACAACTGGATCAACACTTACTGCAACAGCAATCCGGACGCATCGCCCGAATCCAAGGCGAAATATCCATTGGCTGAAGCGCGCGTTGAGGTTAAAGAGAACCCAGAATCTCCTGGTTCTTTCAGCGCCGTTGCTCACTTGCGCCCATGGCTGCAAATGGAAGAGCTCACCACTTCTCTACGTCTGGTTGCGGAAATTCCTAAGTCCGGTTGA
- the tssC gene encoding type VI secretion system contractile sheath large subunit — MQNKVSPNDNPMPFTYGVVQKRTQGPSSAEVIALKKILQLIKLPDWCYEDKAAGKPLDYDYLILWLQRAVAQIDNKIINQVNHILHHSKFQDLERAWRSLYDVVSYSYGRKLVKIRFLDITWSEITKDVNRSVEFDQSQLFHKIYSEEYDVPGGEPYGIILMNFEVAHKPFAGHRFNDIPTLERLAEIGAASFSPILLNAAPQLFEMASFPEITSPISLKQLFSEQDYISWNSLRDHPDTRFLGLTMPRVLIRNPYSIQIAPHGGLLFSEKRAQASNENYLWGYANFALAKVLIREFTEVGWFSHIRGLLRDHMAGGAVDNLVVDAFATDAKKIAHKPIVDAVFSDERERALSEHGLIALCQCYDVPMGVFYSTPTLHRPKVFQDRIASANSRLSSLLQHVLCGSRFAHYIKVITRDMIGSVRRAEDCERELQRWLTQYVTSQEDADWFMQARYPLREGSVQVKEIPEKPGSFATTIYLRPHYQADRLVSELHLTTEVNTAS; from the coding sequence ATGCAGAATAAAGTATCTCCAAACGACAACCCCATGCCGTTTACCTACGGAGTTGTGCAGAAGCGCACGCAGGGGCCAAGCTCCGCCGAAGTGATCGCGCTCAAGAAGATACTTCAACTGATTAAACTTCCAGACTGGTGTTACGAGGACAAAGCCGCCGGTAAGCCGCTGGATTACGACTATCTGATTCTTTGGCTGCAAAGAGCCGTCGCCCAGATCGACAACAAGATCATCAACCAGGTTAACCATATCCTTCACCACAGCAAGTTTCAGGATTTAGAGCGCGCCTGGCGCAGCCTGTATGACGTGGTGAGTTATTCATATGGTCGCAAACTGGTGAAGATCCGTTTTCTGGATATCACCTGGTCGGAAATCACCAAAGACGTAAATCGCTCCGTGGAGTTCGACCAAAGTCAGTTATTCCACAAGATATACAGCGAAGAATACGATGTGCCTGGGGGCGAGCCCTACGGCATCATCTTGATGAATTTTGAGGTGGCCCATAAACCCTTTGCGGGACACCGTTTTAACGATATTCCCACTCTGGAGCGTCTGGCGGAAATCGGCGCAGCGTCCTTCTCGCCGATACTGCTTAACGCCGCGCCCCAGTTGTTTGAAATGGCGAGTTTCCCGGAAATCACCAGCCCGATCAGCCTGAAGCAACTTTTCAGCGAGCAGGACTACATTTCCTGGAACAGTTTGCGCGATCACCCTGACACGCGCTTTTTGGGACTGACAATGCCCCGCGTACTGATCCGCAACCCCTACTCTATTCAAATCGCCCCGCATGGCGGGCTGCTTTTCTCAGAAAAGCGCGCCCAGGCCTCCAATGAAAACTACTTGTGGGGATACGCCAACTTTGCGTTGGCCAAGGTATTAATACGCGAATTTACTGAAGTAGGCTGGTTTTCGCATATTCGCGGTTTACTTCGCGATCACATGGCGGGCGGCGCCGTCGACAATCTGGTCGTGGACGCTTTTGCTACGGACGCCAAGAAAATCGCGCATAAGCCGATTGTTGACGCCGTTTTTTCCGACGAACGCGAACGCGCGCTTAGTGAGCATGGACTCATTGCGCTCTGTCAGTGTTACGACGTTCCCATGGGCGTGTTTTACAGCACCCCTACCCTGCACCGTCCGAAAGTATTTCAGGACCGGATCGCCAGCGCCAACTCCAGACTATCCTCACTGCTACAGCATGTTTTGTGCGGCTCCCGCTTCGCCCACTATATCAAAGTGATTACCCGCGATATGATCGGCTCTGTCAGGCGGGCGGAAGACTGCGAGCGTGAACTACAACGTTGGCTGACTCAATATGTCACCTCACAGGAAGATGCGGACTGGTTCATGCAGGCGCGCTATCCATTGCGTGAAGGCTCGGTGCAGGTCAAAGAGATTCCCGAGAAGCCAGGCTCCTTCGCCACTACTATTTACTTGCGCCCACATTATCAGGCCGATCGCCTGGTCTCGGAGCTGCATCTGACGACAGAGGTTAACACCGCTAGTTAA
- the tssE gene encoding type VI secretion system baseplate subunit TssE, translating to MTKISKSQKLRPSVLDRLIDERPDLKVEPEKNRHQVLNELRESVRRDLEDLLNTRYRPISASDNLRQLDESLINYGLPDLHTINFLSAEGKSQFCRTVEQHIAMFEPRFKSVRVITLDEDWAEGATLHFRIEAVLFAEPAPEEISFDSSLEPISAIVNVQEAR from the coding sequence ATGACGAAAATAAGTAAGAGCCAAAAACTGCGCCCTTCGGTGCTGGACCGGCTGATAGATGAGAGGCCGGACCTGAAAGTAGAACCGGAAAAGAATCGCCATCAGGTGCTCAACGAGCTCCGCGAATCCGTGCGCCGCGATCTTGAGGACCTCCTCAACACGCGCTATCGGCCCATCTCCGCATCTGACAACCTGCGTCAGTTGGACGAGTCGCTGATCAATTACGGCCTGCCCGACCTGCATACTATCAACTTCCTTAGTGCGGAAGGTAAAAGTCAGTTCTGCCGCACAGTGGAACAACATATCGCCATGTTTGAGCCCCGCTTTAAGTCCGTCAGGGTCATCACCCTGGATGAGGACTGGGCGGAGGGCGCCACCTTGCATTTCCGCATCGAGGCGGTGTTGTTCGCCGAACCTGCTCCCGAGGAAATCTCCTTTGATTCCTCCCTGGAGCCGATTTCGGCTATCGTCAACGTTCAGGAGGCGCGTTAA